Proteins co-encoded in one Aspergillus flavus chromosome 2, complete sequence genomic window:
- the yap1 gene encoding transcription factor PAP1-domain-containing protein, which produces MADYNTLYHQGLYLSPDQQDLLLAALSSNQPPQKQQNDKQRSQAKTDPDSTPGNMSSGSFSMSPGFNKTHPGSGGLGYGDDESPFLDFNPELDFDFPGSENLIGDLPGSLPSEEHEVGEKRKDMSDNENEESGKKRRESDDKAAKKPGRKPLTSEPTSKRKAQNRAAQRAFRERKEKHLKDLETKVDELQKASDDANQENGLLRAQVERLQVELREYRKRLSWLTTGSGISAMSAIPSAHSRNLYGLNNNDFMFDFPKFGDLPGGHIFNGPLTKSNQNKPRDGSSPATSDSQVPGVMTRETLNGSNNRGMPTAKAANGVSNNPSPKVPSVYNIRQSASSHDSSNSCSPSSSSDSHQSQMLSSNGTSPEPSSNSPATKLNDSVQNHHACTYSTIDAVRGKSESVSNTPSQPNNNYEQTPGPGLDLLAQQNGGQFDPVLFGDWREPQDAILSQDFGTFFDDAFPLPDLGSPSHNFNEVANPQPPKKDLIAEIDNKLDEEVVPGEDKSQMLSCTKIWDRLQSMEKFRNGEIDVDNLCSELRTKARCSEGGVVVNQKDVEDIMGRVK; this is translated from the exons ATGGCCGATTACAATACCCTCTATCATCAAGGTCTATACCTCTCCCCCGATCAACaagaccttcttcttgccgCTCTTTCCTCCAACCAACCCCCTCAAAAACAACAGAACGATAAGCAAAGATCCCAAGCGAAGACAGATCCAGACAGCACTCCTGGAAACATGTCGTCTGGCAGCTTCAGCATGTCACCAGGATTCAATAAAACGCATCCTGGCTCCGGTGGATTGGGTTACGGAGATGATGAGAGTCCTTTCCTAGACTTTAACCCGGAGCTTGACTTTGATTTTCCGGGCTCCGAGAATCTAATTGGTGACCTACCGGGAAGTCTCCCGTCTGAGGAACACGAGGTAGGCGAAAAGCGGAAGGATATGTCGGACAACGAAAACGAAGAGTCGGGAAAGAAGCGCAGAGAAAGCGATGACAAAGCAGCGAAAAAACCAGGTAGAAAGCCGTTGACTTCAGAGCCTACTTCG AAGCGCAAGGCGCAGAATCGTGCAGCGCAGCGGGCATTCCGTGAGCGCAAGGAGAAGCATTTGAAGGACTTGGAGACCAAAGTGGATGAGTTGCAGAAGGCCTCTGACGATGCAAACCAGGAGAACGGACTACTCCGCGCTCAGGTCGAGCGTTTGCAAGTGGAGCTCAGGGAGTACCGCAAGCGTCTCTCATGGCTGACTACCGGCAGTGGAATCTCTGCCATGAGCGCTATCCCGAGCGCTCATTCTAGGAATTTGTACGGCCTCAATAACAACGACTTCATGTTCGATTTCCCCAAGTTCGGAGACCTTCCCGGAGGGCACATCTTTAATGGCCCATTGACCAAGTCAAACCAAAACAAGCCTAGGGATGGTTCTTCTCCGGCGACAAGCGACTCCCAAGTTCCAGGTGTTATGACTCGGGAAACACTCAACGGCTCAAACAACCGTGGAATGCCAACTGCCAAAGCCGCTAATGGAGTCTCCAACAACCCCTCTCCTAAGGTTCCATCGGTGTACAATATCAGACAGTCCGCATCATCACATGATTCCTCCAATTCTTGTTctccatcatcctcatcggacTCACACCAAAGTCAGATGCTGTCTTCGAATGGCACATCGCCGGAACCGTCATCAAATTCGCCTGCTACGAAGCTTAATGACAGTGTTCAAAATCATCATGCTTGTACCTATAGCACCATTGATG CTGTGAGAGGCAAAAGCGAGAGCGTGTCGAATACCCCCAGccaacccaacaacaacTACGAACAAACACCCGGACCTGGACTGGACCTTCTGGCGCAGCAGAATGGGGGTCAGTTCGATCCAGTGCTGTTCGGAGACTGGCGAGAACCTCAAGATGCAATTTTGTCGCAGGACTTCGGTACCTTCTTTGACGATGCCTTCCCCTTGCCGGATCTGGGAAGTCCATCTCACAATTTTAATGAGGTGGCTAACCCGCAGCCACCGAAGAAGGATTTGATTGCTGAAATCGACAACAAattggatgaggaggtggtgCCTGGGGAGGACAAATCACAGATGTTGTCTTGCACCAAGATTTG GGAC
- a CDS encoding putative cytochrome B5 (cytochrome B5), with product MPSFTLEQVQKHCKPDDVWFVLHNKVYDVTKYLEDHPGGNAILLEVAGTDATEAFEEVGHSDEAREQLEPFYVGDLPTEEHTESVEIYRPTYEQVSQSAAVNVKTSTSWSSIIQTIIKCAMTGLAGKSAITVYRRGITTTEIAHALRSLTTSISPRQGPGHDGSHFWAGVGIASAVQFSLTLGLGMWISTKLDVQQEFTHHVPRRPAKPARMIRLSRTNIPIKKPSVLDPRKWRSFTLTSKTEVAPHVYRFIFALPNPDDVLGLPTGQHIALRATINGQSVSRSYTPVSNNSDLGRIELLIKVYPNGAMTQHLEQMKVGDSIKIRGPKGAMQYSRQYAKHIGMIAGGTGITPMYQLIRAICEDDSDKTQVSLLYANNTEEDILLRTELDNFARYHPEKFQVQYVLSHPGETWQGYQGFVNGDLIAKHLAPAALENKVLLCGPPPMVAAMKKTLQGMGWTIPGAVAKAGDQVFLF from the exons ATGCCGTCCTTCACCCTTGAACAGGTCCAAAAACACTGCAAACCGGACGATGTCTGGTTTGTCCTCCACAACAAGG TCTACGATGTGACCAAATATCTTGAGGATCACCCCGGTGGGAATGCCATTCTTCTTGAGGTCGCTGGCACCGATGCTACAGAAGCTTTCGAGGAAGTCGGACACTCTGACGAAGCCCGGGAACAGTTAGAGCCTTTCTACGTAGGCGACTTACCGACAGAG GAACATACTGAATCTGTCGAGATCTACCGCCCAACATACGAACAAGTCTCACAATCTGCGGCTGTCAACGTCAAAACCTCCACCTCCTGGTCATCCATAATCCAAACAATCATAAAATGCGCCATGACCGGTCTAGCAGGCAAATCCGCCATAACAGTCTACCGCCGTGGCATAACCACCACCGAGATAGCTCACGCTCTGCGCTCCCTCACCACATCCATCTCTCCCCGCCAGGGCCCGGGCCACGACGGATCCCATTTCTGGGCCGGCGTAGGCATCGCCAGTGCAGTCCAGTTCTCCCTAACCCTGGGCCTGGGAATGTGGATTTCGACCAAGCTAGACGTGCAGCAAGAATTCACCCATCACGTTCCCCGTCGGCCAGCCAAACCAGCACGTATGATCCGACTCTCCCGGACCAATATTCCAATCAAGAAACCGAGTGTCCTGGATCCGCGCAAATGGCGATCATTCACCTTGACCAGCAAAACTGAAGTCGCACCACATGTATATCGATTCATCTTTGCGCTGCCAAATCCGGATGATGTCCTCGGCCTACCGACGGGCCAACACATTGCTCTACGAGCAACGATCAACGGACAAAGCGTCTCGAGATCGTACACACCGGTATCCAACAACAGCGACCTAGGTCGCATCGAGCTACTCATCAAAGTATACCCCAACGGAGCGATGACCCAGCATTTAGAGCAGATGAAAGTAGGCGACTCAATCAAGATCCGCGGGCCCAAGGGCGCAATGCAATATTCCCGGCAATATGCGAAGCACATCGGGATGATCGCAGGTGGAACAGGAATTACACCAATGTACCAGCTCATTCGGGCAATCTGCGAAGATGACAGCGACAAGACGCAGGTGTCACTGCTGTACGCGAATAACACGGAAGAGGACATTCTGCTGCGCACGGAGCTAGATAACTTCGCGAGGTATCATCCTGAAAAATTCCAGGTGCAGTATGTGCTGAGCCACCCCGGGGAGACGTGGCAGGGTTATCAGGGGTTTGTGAATGGGGATCTTATTGCGAAGCATTTGGCGCCTGCTGCGCTGGAGAATAAAGTGTTGCTGTGCGGGCCGCCGCCGATGGTGgcggcgatgaagaagaccctgCAAGGGATGGGATGGACGATACCTGGGGCTGTTGCTAAGGCTGGGGATCAGGTTTTCTTGTTTTAG
- a CDS encoding putative cytochrome P450 codes for MKCQFYLVGDDIATAQSILVDSRWKFEDLQRAVGGIFHVALPTGISFHTSENETLSSVADIISASSSPIGLRIDGNAVQTPQGPQGLPLVGSFYEIFPDHLGNHYRLFRKYGPVIKTTNMGKTTYLTDDPQVASVCLAESAYMTKKINENHPLWGVKDNTAIFIGDTETENWRLAHKYLPPAMGPKAVRHYTGLMQNCARKSLPVFDELDGRDESWNVYQYMVKLASQTIGSFSLGKDFGHFDSVDSPLHPIVTNIANLLSLNKKITARGEWYRYLPFGDPARLRHVQHTIYTLLQEAIDEVAGSGIADAPMNEAALSASCVVDYLLHAVDDKGEHFPQGLILANMLIVTGAGFTTTSALLSWLLYCMVTYVGTQDRLYAELVEHGIVGPSGERNQTTWTPDLAHSLPYLDKFVKETQRLHNASFQPGRTTKTDVVLPGGYRLPPDSVIVPALYAIHTNPKTWRDPFRFDPDRWDTEEVKGRHRCAYIPFATGPRGCIGFNFALLEVKILLAELVSRYEFVRDGLEAIDYDPEFQLIRPLNFYVRAKRRV; via the exons ATGAAGTGTCAATTCTATCTCGTGGGCGACGACATCGCCACCGCGCAGTCGATACTTGTAGACTCACGCTGGAAGTTTGAAGACCTACAGCGCGCTGTCGGGGGAATTTTCCATGTCGCTCTGCCAACAG GAATCTCCTTCCACACCTCCGAGAACGAAACGTTGTCGTCCGTCGCCGACATTATCTCTGCCTCATCATCTCCCATCGGCCTTCGTATCGACGGCAATGCAGTACAGACCCCCCAAGGACCTCAAGGGCTGCCCTTGGTTGGTAGCTTCTATGAGATCTTTCCGGACCATCTGGGCAACCACTATCGACTCTTCCGCAAATACGGCCCAGTGATCAAAACCACTAACATGGGTAAAACCACCTACCTCACGGACGATCCCCAGGTCGCCTCAGTCTGTCTCGCAGAATCAGCCTACAtgaccaagaagatcaacgagAACCACCCCCTCTGGGGCGTAAAAGACAACACTGCCATCTTCATAGGCGACACAGAGACCGAGAACTGGCGTCTCGCTCACAAATACCTCCCTCCAGCCATGGGCCCCAAAGCGGTAAGACACTACACAGGCCTGATGCAAAACTGCGCAAGAAAGTCTCTGCCTGTATTCGACGAGTTGGACGGCCGTGACGAGTCATGGAACGTCTACCAGTACATGGTCAAGCTGGCCTCGCAGACTATCGGATCATTCTCCCTCGGCAAAGACTTCGGCCACTTCGACTCAGTCGACAGCCCCCTCCACCCGATCGTCACGAACATCGCCAATCTCCTCTCGCTCAATAAGAAGATCACTGCCCGCGGAGAATGGTACCGATACCTCCCCTTCGGCGACCCGGCCCGCCTCCGCCACGTCCAACACACTATCTACACATTGCTGCAGGAAGCCATCGACGAAGTCGCCGGCTCCGGCATCGCCGACGCCCCCATGAACGAGGCCGCTCTCAGCGCCTCCTGCGTCGTCGACTACCTCCTCCACGCGGTCGACGACAAAGGCGAGCACTTCCCGCAGGGCCTCATCCTCGCCAACATGCTCATCGTCACGGGCGCCGGTttcaccaccacctccgcgCTCCTCTCCTGGCTCCTCTACTGTATGGTCACATACGTAGGCACGCAGGACCGCCTCTACGCCGAGCTCGTCGAGCACGGCATCGTCGGCCCCAGCGGCGAACGCAACCAGACAACCTGGACCCCCGATCTCGCGCACAGCCTCCCCTACCTCGACAAGTTCGTCAAGGAGACGCAACGCCTCCACAACGCCAGTTTCCAGCCAGGGAGAACCACCAAGACTGACGTCGTGCTCCCGGGCGGGTATCGTCTCCCGCCTGATAGCGTTATTGTCCCGGCGTTGTATGCTATCCATACGAATCCCAAGACCTGGCGGGATCCGTTCCGGTTTGATCCTGATCGGTGGGATACGGAGGAGGTTAAGGGAAGACATCGTTGCGCTTATATTCCGTTTGCGACGGGGCCGAGGGGTTGTATTGGGTTTAATTTTGCCTTGTTGGAGGTAAAAATTTTGTTGGCAGAGTTGGTGAGTCGGTATGAGTTTGTAAGGGACGGACTGGAAGCGATTGATTATGATCCTGAGTTTCAGTTGATTCGGCCGTTGAACTTTTATGTTAGGGCTAAGCGGAGGGTTTAG
- a CDS encoding Zn(II)2Cys6 transcription factor, producing MAENAYPYDTAVVRELLKNKRKTRGIRSCFPCRHRKVRCDGREPCSNCVKRGHSELCRVPTASGSEARAPQAAPRDVQGPSVLNLDALNSTIEEAQSQSATDPSLLISKLENIEEQISSLKADLRATVTATSQSPHSVGETRNTGQLRARPASKSPGRYFVEDATGATIYLGSHSDTPLALGCRQVSATGDMMLHDALIDQFVPRTYPFANLWGAEATAKNVCETLPDDSDIIRYWQIYQSIVYPFYPSLVTIDQFGPALFAFLDERAASQEATAEDLGPDSSWLALLFAVLACGVQFSDDPIKERDLRSKVLICSSFQCLRMSNFFNHTNLDQIQAMALIGHCLRNNLDTNSAWILMGATIRLAQSIGLHEASPSLPESEQFQRNKLWWTIVWQDTFLSFTYDRPPSTITMSCPIPYRQQTEGLSFQESIFTICNILLNKARQETAGNLEDPQQSALKYKRQLEEVWDDAAPFLTNKARCTSVQDHLERLALGVHLGYGICRLSRVYLSEMEPHSPLYNGAAMDCMNRAMQALESFLDLHRFSASVCRSWAFVHNAVSCAITLKGLRVPLVEDQLNPEVLVQRLIAVLEKEEKDSEWCDADTNVRYFGPYSRALKALREIYREVAV from the exons ATGGCGGAAAACGCCTATCCTTACGACACAGCCGTCGTCCGCGAACTGCTCAAGAATAAACGCAAGACCCGCGGCATTCGCTCCTGTTTTCCTTGCAGACACCGCAAGGTCCGTTGTGACGGAAGAGAGCCATGCTCCAACTGCGTCAAGCGCGGCCATAGCGAGTTATGTCGTGTGCCGACTGCTTCCGGCAGTGAGGCGAGGGCACCGCAGGCTGCACCGAGGGATGTTCAAGGGCCGAGTGTACTAAATCTAGATGCTCT aaatagtacAATTGAAGAAGCGCAATCTCAGTCTGCAACTGATCCTAGCCTTCTCATCTCAAAgctggagaatatcgagGAGCAAATTTCCTCGCTGAAGGCGGACCTGCGCGCAACTGTTACGGCGACATCCCAGAGCCCTCATTCTGTAGGTGAGACTCGTAATACTGGCCAATTGCGTGCCCGACCAGCTAGTAAGTCGCCTGGACGGTACTTTGTCGAGGATGCTACAGGAGCCACTATCTATCTGGGCAGCCACTCAGACACCCCTCTTGCACTGGGGTGCCGTCAAGTGTCGGCAACGGGGGATATGATGCTGCATGATGCACTAATCGACCAATTTGTGCCACGGACATATCCTTTCGCCAATCTCTGGGGGGCGGAGGCGACAGCCAAGAACGTCTGCGAGACGTTGCCGGACGATTCGGATATCATCCG ATATTGGCAAATCTATCAATCAATTGTTTACCCATTTTACCCGTCGTTGGTGACCATCGACCAGTTCGGCCCTGCCTTGTTCGCATTCTTGGACGAACGAGCTGCATCCCAAGAAGCTACAGCCGAAGATCTCGGACCTGATTCGTCTTGGCTGGCGCTATTATTTGCAGTGTTAGCTTGTGGGGTGCAGTTTTCGGATGATCCGATCAAGGAGCGTGATTTGAGATCAAAGGTCCTCA TTTGCTCATCTTTCCAATGCCTGCGCATGTCAAACTTTTTCAATCATACCAATTTGGATCAGATCCAAGCCATGGCTCTGATCGGGCATTGTCTGCGCAACAACCTGGATACCAACAGTGCATGGATACTGATGG GTGCAACCATTCGGTTAGCCCAAAGTATCGGCCTCCACGAAGCATCACCGTCTCTCCCAGAATCCGAGCAATTCCAACGCAACAAACTATG GTGGACAATCGTTTGGCAAGATACCTTTCTATCGTTCACATATGACCGCCCTCCAAGTACAATCACAATGAGCTGCCCCATCCCGTATAGACAGCAGACCGAAGGCCTCTCGTTCCAAGaatccatcttcaccatTTGCAACATCCTCCTCAACAAAGCACGACAAGAGACAGCTGGAAACCTCGAAGACCCACAACAGAGCGCGCTCAAGTACAAAAGACAACTAGAAGAGGTATGGGATGACGCTGCTCCGTTTCTCACGAACAAGGCACGGTGCACCTCGGTACAAGATCATCTAGAACGATTAGCCCTTGGAGTTCATCTAGGATATGGTATCTGCAGACTGAGTCGAGTGTATCTGAGTGAAATGGAACCTCATTCTCCCCTTTACAATGGGGCTGCGATGGACTGTATGAACCGAGCTATGCAAGCGCTCGAGAgttttcttgatcttcatcgGTTCTCTGCGAGTGTTTGTCGATCGTGGGCGTTTGTGCACAACGCGGTTAGCTGTGCAATTACACTCAAGGGGCTAAGGGTACCACTTGTGGAGGACCAGCTGAATCCAGAGGTACTTGTGCAGCGCCTGATCGCAGTGttggagaaagaggagaaggattCCGAATGGTGCGATGCGGATACAAATGTTCGGTATTTTGGGCCATATTCTCGGGCGCTGAAAGCATTGCGAGAGATTTACCGAGAGGTCGCGGTGTGA
- a CDS encoding Endonuclease/exonuclease/phosphatase, with amino-acid sequence MTTAKTKPIPIRLITHNIRTIPWFTFPPEKPWNIRRNHIVNQLDFNTTHNPEAIICLQEVMHRQLTDILTGLNTAPDSESIEGEEIWKHVGCGRDGGQKGEYSPIIYRARVWEVEWATTRWLSETPDTPSRGWDAAYRRIVTYVVLRHRGSGRKVLAMNTHLDDRGKVARFESAKLILEWMEEVLKKDSDSVEGVVLCGDFNTNSRENNDAFGVLTAGAMVHTRDCVDGERRYGNVNSWTGFNDTPIDDALLDYVLVGPLKSGHVPWNIRTYGILTNRFDDGIFNSDHRAVAADVELVGSSKRL; translated from the coding sequence ATGACCACTgccaaaaccaaacccatcCCCATCCGCCTCATAACCCACAACATCCGAACCATCCCCTGGTTCACCTTCCCCCCCGAGAAACCATGGAACATCCGGCGAAACCACATCGTCAACCAACTCGACTTCAACACAACCCATAACCCGGAGGCCATCATCTGTCTCCAGGAAGTCATGCACCGCCAACTCACCGACATCCTGACCGGTCTCAACACCGCCCCGGACAGCGAGAGCATTGAGGGCGAGGAGATCTGGAAACATGTCGGGTGCGGGCGCGATGGCGGCCAGAAGGGAGAGTACTCGCCTATCATTTACCGGGCTAGGGTCTGGGAGGTGGAATGGGCCACCACGCGTTGGTTGTCGGAGACGCCGGATACGCCGTCCCGGGGGTGGGATGCGGCGTATAGGCGGATTGTGACGTATGTTGTTCTGAGGCATCGGGGGTCGGGGAGGAAGGTATTGGCGATGAATACGCATCTGGATGATCGGGGGAAGGTGGCGAGGTTTGAGAGTGCGAAGTTGATTCTGGAGTGGATGGAGgaggtgttgaagaaggactCAGATTCTGTGGAGGGGGTGGTTCTCTGTGGGGATTTCAATACGAATTCGAGGGAGAATAATGATGCGTTTGGGGTTCTGACTGCTGGTGCTATGGTCCATACGAGGGACTGTGTGGATGGGGAGAGGCGCTATGGTAATGTGAATTCTTGGACGGGCTTCAATGATACCCCTATTGATGATGCGCTTCTCGACTATGTACTGGTGGGACCTCTGAAAAGTGGTCATGTCCCGTGGAATATCCGGACGTATGGCATCCTCACTAATCGGTTTGATGATGGAATCTTCAATTCGGATCATAGGGCGGTTGCAGCGGATGTGGAGTTGGTCGGTTCTTCCAAGCGGCTGTGA
- a CDS encoding fungal-specific transcription factor domain-containing protein gives MRSSIACARCRRSKIKCVNAGIDTTCRACESSGRECVYPTPAIGVGGAAAKRDLAALADGDDRNGDMDGPKRQRPRKSVAVSSSAAKDAAKGTLDVLDSSILTVKVWEAVFDLFQSHFATILPFLHPATFMGHIRQLSGPQSSSSSTAPTNQDNSRENAQSPPAAKSDLSPLIPLGVLALTARFHPQLVAYHSPASPGSPSNPALASEFYATALRSRLAGVDGASLAITDLTRVQALLMLALHEWGMCRGKSAWLYVGMAIRLSQAMGLPYELENDVFSRDGPRSPAFRAETDLFGISRRGMEPKEQTSDDVIAQETKRRTFWACFILDRCLSSGKYRPRMIRVKELGIQLPSDNAFAFGERVRTSRLSEPVVRRPQSFGAQGVQIPSIRQSLGGFGDDKLPNNITPDPKSWSPISRRKDSSEDEIDRWEIGAEEAVLSRVIRIIRIWGSIAKWSCAGGRRNEQLPPWHPDSQFSKLRSILGEFQDGLSRNLQYSTRNTDTHIMYKTNLSPYTLMHVVYFLSVLVLHRAYIPFLPVRCAEPVGPLDDPLFPGEKVGVPDGFWRESARELFGAARQMMDLVVTCQDRGVLVENPLVGFAVYNAVFIGIYAAHFPHMDPEGILGSKSNSAGDGNQQGQGQTRKALDILREMRTRLKMARGWFRTLNRLHSYFSKVKQDFRRHSRKLDSIPEVMDIQTNGPRPVREGGVGGGLEEFKMLEKLFLDFGSIEDQLPENGGDEDGAAGVSDRVTNISDAGSNTLRSDPGEPMEIPLDGAGGRRESWVPINSPGMPLPGPDGERRPSLPLPPGRSLQSQSPFSLPSLQHHPEGPLYNNSSPTLPAIGPAGSYGAPPATTAGATSSQYSTVASQSGRLQPLNPWLGPRQQPPPPPYSQSLPPINAAASHGLPLLPPPGSAHPAASPPATVDGMDSFTSNSMWSTSLGGEDVLAFLEGCEYDQIPGIMPSDNGLSGSWLSTVWTEFSR, from the exons ATGCGGTCCAGCATCGCCTGTGCACGCTGTCGTCGCAGCAAGATTAAATGTGTCAATGCCGGCATCGACACCACCTGCCGCGCCTGCGAATCGTCCGGCCGAGAATGTGTATATCCTACGCCAGCCATCGGTGTCGGTGGAGCTGCTGCCAAGCGGGATCTCGCTGCTTTggcggatggagatgatCGCAATGGAGACATGGATGGCCCGAAAAGGCAACGGCCTCGCAAGTCTGTTGCAGTCTCGTCATCCGCAGCGAAGGATGCCGCCAAAGGAACCCTCGATGTGCTCGATTCGTCCATCTTGACGGTTAAGGTCTGGGAAGCTGTGTTCGACTTATTCCAATCACACTTTGCGACTATTCTACCTTTCCTGCACCCTGCTACCTTTATGGGCCACATTCGACAGCTGTCCGGCCCTCagtcatcctcatcatctacCGCCCCTACAAATCAAGATAATTCCCGAGAAAACGCTCAAAGCCCACCGGCGGCAAAATCAGATTTAAGTCCCTTGATCCCCCTCGGAGTGCTTGCTCTCACCGCTCGTTTCCATCCCCAACTTGTTGCATACCACTCTCCCGCATCCCCAGGAAGCCCTTCCAATCCAGCTCTCGCATCCGAGTTCTATGCGACAGCACTGCGCAGCCGGCTGGCCGGTGTGGACGGTGCCAGCCTCGCCATAACCGACTTGACCCGTGTGCAAGCATTGTTAATGTTGGCGCTCCACGAATGGGGCATGTGTCGTGGTAAGAGTGCCTGGTTATATGTGGGCATGGCCATCCGACTGTCCCAGGCGATGGGTCTTCCCTACGAACTAGAGAATGATGTCTTCTCACGAGATGGCCCCAGATCACCTGCGTTTAGAGCGGAAACAGATCTCTTCGGCATTTCCCGACGTGGTATGGAGCCAAAGGAACAAACGTCCGATGATGTTATCGCGCAAGAAACTAAGCGACGCACCTTTTGGGCGTGTTTTATCCTTGATCGGTGTTTGAGTAGTGGTAAATATCGCCCACGCATGATCCGAGTCAAGGAACTGGGCATTCAGCTACCTAGTGACAACGCATTCGCCTTTGGAGAGCGCGTGCGTACCTCGCGCCTGAGTGAGCCCGTGGTTCGCCGTCCGCAGAGCTTTGGCGCGCAGGGTGTCCAGATCCCTAGTATTCGTCAGAGTCTGGGGGGTTTTGGTGACGACAAGCTTCCCAATAATATCACCCCTGACCCAAAATCTTGGTCCCCTATTTCTCGAAGAAAGGACTCAagtgaggatgagattgatcGCTGGGAGATTGGCGCGGAGGAGGCCGTGTTGAGTCGAGTCATCCGCATTATCCGCATCTGGGGTAGTATTGCAAAGTGGTCCTGCGCTGGTGGAAGAAG AAATGAACAATTACCCCCATGGCATCCTGACTCTCAGTTCTCTAAACTTCGCTCAATCTTGGGTGAATTCCAGGATGGACTGTCCCGCAACCTTCAGTACTCAACACGCAATACGGATACTCATATCATGTACAAGACTAATCTTTCCCCCTACACCCTGATGCATGTGGTCTACTTTCTCTCGGTACTCGTCCTTCACCGCGCCTAcatccctttccttcctgtACGTTGTGCAGAGCCCGTTGGTCCTCTAGACGACCCTCTCTTTCCCGGCGAAAAAGTGGGCGTACCCGATGGTTTCTGGCGCGAAAGTGCTCGCGAGCTCTTTGGTGCCGCCCGGCAGATGATGGACCTGGTTGTAACCTGTCAGGACCGAGGTGTGCTCGTCGAGAACCCATTGGTGGGCTTCGCTGTTTACAATGCTGTCTTCATTGGTATCTACGCAGCACACTTTCCACACATGGATCCGGAAGGCATCCTTGGTTCCAAATCTAATTCGGCCGGTGATGGCAATCAACAGGGCCAGGGCCAGACTCGGAAAGCTCTTGATATTCTTCGCGAGATGCGGACACGTCTCAAAATGGCACGTGGGTGGTTCCGTACACTCAACCGACTCCATAGTTATTTCTCCAAGGTCAAACAGGATTTCCGCCGGCACTCCCGCAAATTAGACTCGATCCCGGAGGTTATGGACATACAAACCAATGGTCCCCGACCTGTCCGTGAAGGTGGAGTGGGTGGCGGTCTTGAAGAATTCAAAATGCTGGAAAAGTTGTTCCTTGACTTTGGTTCTATCGAAGACCAGTTACCAGAAAACGGCggcgatgaggatggcgCGGCAGGAGTCAGTGATCGTGTGACCAACATCAGCGACGCCGGCAGCAACACTCTTCGCAGTGATCCAGGAGAACCTATGGAGATACCGCTAGATGGCGCCGGTGGACGCCGTGAATCCTGGGTACCCATCAACAGTCCCGGTATGCCCCTTCCTGGACCAGATGGCGAACGACGTCCTAGTCTCCCATTACCTCCCGGCCGGTCTTTGCAATCCCAATCTCCGTTCTCGCTTCCATCGCTGCAGCATCACCCGGAGGGGCCCCTCTATAACAATTCATCGCCTACCCTTCCGGCCATTGGACCGGCTGGTTCCTACGGGGCTCCGCCCGCCACAACAGCGGGTGCAACCTCGTCACAATACAGCACAGTTGCATCCCAATCTGGCCGTCTTCAGCCTCTAAACCCATGGTTGGGCCCCCGCCAGCaaccgccaccaccaccatacTCTCAGTCGCTACCCCCCATTAATGCCGCCGCATCGCATGGTCTGCCGCTGTTGCCACCTCCCGGCTCGGCGCACCCGGCCGCCTCACCCCCAGCGACGGTAGATGGGATGGACAGCTTCACCTCAAATAGCATGTGGTCTACGAGTCTGGGTGGCGAGGACGTGCTGGCGTTTCTGGAGGGATGCGAGTACGATCAAATTCCGGGGATCATGCCATCGGACAACGGACTCTCGGGCAGTTGGCTCAGCACCGTCTGGACCGAATTCAGCCGTTGA